The DNA sequence CCGGGCTGGGGCCAAAAAGCCGCCCCGCTTCGTTGCTCGTCGGTCACGGGTATATTTCATACCTGCTCCCTTCTCGCGCCTCGCCGGACGGCTTATTGACCCCCAGCGCGGGTCACGCGGGTTATCCGGATAGGCTCTAAGCAGGATCGCAGGAGCGACTATGTCTGCTCTTTCAGTTGGACGACCACTCCTGATCCACGGTAGGGGCATTTTTCTCCGCCTCGTATCTTGGCAGTTTGGTCGGCGACATTTGAAAGACTGGCAGGACCGGGCCCTTGTTGTTGGGCCGTTCGGGGTAGGTTTTTCCGGATTCCTCGATGAGAAGAAACCCATAAAAAGCGCCACCGGGCTGTTCACCCAGCAACACTTCAATCGGATAGTCCTGTCCTTGTTCCATATTGAACCAATCCCCCCCCAGCAAAAATGATCTTTCGGTCTCCATTTTACCGGTGTCGTTCATCCGGGCACCCATCGGCTCCCGCTTGACCCTTTTGACAATCTGGGACAGGGACCCATCAAAGACGTCTTTCTTGTTGAAGCGGACCATGAGCACATCATCCGCCCGGCCCACGAAGCGGAAACGGCCCGTGAGCGGGGACTTGAAAGTACCCTTGTAGTGGACCACCCAGCGACGGGGTTCGACTATTTTTTCCACGGCAAAGGCTTTGGGCGCTTCATCTGCGCTCATTCTCGGTATGAAAATCATGTAAGAGGAGAGATCCTTGGGCGCCTTGAAATAGTTTTCCAAGGTTTTCACATCCCAATCCCGGTTCACAAAATCCGCTATCACCTGCAGGTAACGGGTGTTCTGGGGGTTGTTTCCCATCACCTCCCCTTTGAAACTCGCCATCGGACTGGGTTGCCTGTCGGCCGTTTGCTTCAGATCGTAAAAATGGCCCGTGAGGGCATCTGTGCTCTGCTCCCGTGATCCAAAAAGACTCGACATGGTTCGAAGTGCGACTTTTCGGCTGTTTGGCTGATCGGCTTCCTTTACTGGAGTAACCCTATCCCCGTTGTTCGATATCGCGTTGACGGCGGGCAAACCCAAAGCCGGAGGGAGCGTGAATGACGAACCGCTAGGGGCCGTTGATACAATCACATCGGCTGGGGTCGAAAAATTTTCACGGTTATCAACCGCAGTAGGCGCGAAATCCGATTCCAAATGGGGAATATCCGGTGTCGGGGCAACCTCCTCATTTTCCGGCATTTCGATTACCTCCGGTTCCAGCGTTTGACCAACTTCGGCTTCCAAAAATGGAGTCTTGGGCACCACCCCCTCTAGGATGACATAGCTTCCCACAGCTAAAAAGCAGACTCCGTGAAGTGTGAGCGACAACCCAATGGCACCGAGGGCGACCTTCTTTCCTTCAGTCTTGGGTGCTTTTGTGTGCATATTAAGTTCTAAGTTATTCAATGTGTAATTTGCACCCGCCTTTCTTTCCCACTAGTTTACTGACGCTTAACACGTTATGTCTTAAGACTGGCCTTGCCTTCAAGTTGAAGCTATCTTGATTGTCTCCTCGGGGTTGGTGGGATCACGCACTTTGAATCGATGAATGGGAAACACCACGCTGCTGGGAGGCCCGGGCATCCGTGGGCGGGTGAGCACGCGGCGCTTGACTTCCGTCATGGCCGCCATTTTGCTTAGGCAGACAAATAGCCTGAACGTGTTAACTTCCCTCTTGCTTGCCCGCATTAGGTCATCCAACAAACTGTTTTATGCGAATTGATTGCAGGAGCAGACAGGTACATCTCGATTTTCACACGTCACCGCTTATCGGGCAAATCGGTTCGGAGTTCGACGCTGCTGAATTCGTGGAGACCTTCCGCCGTGCGCACGTCAACAGCGTGACCATTTTTGCCCGTTGCCACCATGGATTTTGCTACTATCCATCCCAGGTGGCCCCGATTCATCCGGGCTTGAGGGGCCGAGATCTGCTCGGTGAAATGATCGAGGCGCTGCATAAGGCAGACATCCGCTGCCCTGTATACACCACGGTGGGTTGGGACGAGGAATCGGCCAGGCTATTTCCCGCATGGAGGATGCTGCAGGCTGATGGGATCTTCGCACGGTGCGCCAATCCAGACCCTCAGCTACCCACCCAACCCGGGGGCTGGCATTTTCTCGATTGGTTGCATCCCGACTATCAGGATTACCTGGAGGCACACACCCGTGAGCTTTGCCATTTGTACGACATCGATGGTCTGTTCTATGACATCGTGATGTTTTCACCGATGGCGCACTATGGCGCTGCCAGTATGAATTTCCGGGAAAGGCACGGATTTGGTGCTCCGGATCCAGGCACATTCCAACGCTTCCAGTCTGCAGCCGTGTCCTCTTTTGCATCGCGCTTCACCCGCTTGCTCAAGGGCATAGCCCCGCGTGCCTCGGTATTCTACAACTCGGGACTCGATGTCTTCATCGACGGCACCGGCGGCCGGTCCCGAACCCAATACTGCAGCCATGTCGAAATCGAATCTCTTCCCTCCGGCTTTTGGGGGTACCACCACTTTCCCCGCCTCGCCCGGAGCGCGGGCCGGTGGGGCAAGCCATGGCTGGGTCAGACCGGACGATTCCAAAGAATGTGGGGCGACTTTGGAGGCATCAAATCTCAGGCCGCACTGGAATACGAATGCTTCCGCTCCCAAGCCCACGGCGGCGCCAATTCGGTCGGCGACCAACTTCCGCCCCGCGGCACACTGGATTCGGCAGCTTACCGTTTGATCGGTGAAGTTTACCGCCAGTGCGCCTCAGCCGAATCCTTTTACGCCGGGTCCATCCCCATTCCCCATGTCGGAATCCTCACCGCCAACCATCCGGACAGCAACCTGGTGGAAACCGGCAAATCGGACGAGGGAGCCATCCTGATGTGCGAGGAGAGCCACTATGATGCGGCCTTGTTGGATGATCAGTCCGATCTGGACCCTTATGCCCTGATCATCCTGCCGGATTCCACAGTAATCACCACGGCACTGGAAAAAAAACTCCGGAAGTATTATGCGGCCGGCGGAAAGCTCATCCTTTCCCACAGGTCCGGCTTCAAGCCAGACGGCCGGCCCGCACTGACTTTTCTCCCTGTTCGCCCGCAACAGGAGACTCCAGCCTGGCCAACATACTGGCGCACGAAAAAATCCTTTTGGCCGGAGATGGCAGCGAGCGACCGGGTGATCTACAGCCGCGGGACGAATCTGGCCTGTGGGCGTGGTGTCCGGGTTTTGGTCGACCGCGTTCCGCCCTATTTCCACCGGACCGATTTGACTTTTTCCTCCCATTTCCAGGCCCCGCCGGTGAAAAACCCCAGCCCGTATCCTGCCGTGGTATCGGGGCAGCGATTCGTCTGGTTTGCCGACCCCATCTTTCGTGAGTATCGGGAATTCGGCAATGGCGCCGCCAGGGATGTTTGGCGGCGTGTCATGCGGCAAATGATCGGTCCTGCACCTGTGGGCGACGGCTTGCCCACCACGATGCTCGTGATTCCCCGCCGACAGCGGAGAGACCTGATCCTGACATTGCTGCATTACATTCCGACACGCAAATGCCTTGCCATCGATATCATCGAAGAAGCCTCGTCGTTTTCCGGGGAAATACTACGAGTGCCACCTGGAATTACTCGAATTATTGACGAAGGAAACGGGGGCAAGGAATTGGATAAAATCCCGGGAGGTGGATTTATCCTGCCTTCCTGTAAAGGCCGCCTCTTGCTTCGGGCTCCGGGCTTTTTCCCAGCCCGCAATCATAACAGGTCATTCGCGTGATTGATCCCCCATCGCCTGCTCCAAGAATTCATTCTCGTCGGAAGCAAGCAGATTTCCCTTGGGCTGGGCAGAAGGACCGCTTGGACTGAATTCCATCAACAAGACTTCGTTGGCCAAAAGGCGAAAAGCGGTCTGGAGGACGCCCTTCTCATCAGGTGACAAAATTTCCACCCGCGAAGCGGGCTCTGATTGCGCAGCCAGGACCGCCATTTGTTGCTCGGTAAGATTCACGGGGCGGCCCATAGTTTCCCAAGTTTCACAGCAACTCCCTGACCCGGCCTTGATCTGCCTGGAAGTCAGCAACCATGAATCTGCACTTATGGGTGGGGACAACACCAGCTGTAGCGCGTCGTCCCATTCTGTCGCTTCCATTCCTGGTGGAATGTCGTTCCACAATAGGACCCGTATGGATCGCCCCTCCAATGTTGCGACACCTCCGCAGTGTTCGGGCAGTTGTCGTCCCGGAGAAAATTCAAGTCTCGGACCACGGAGACATTCCAAGAATCTGAAAGCATTTCCAGTCGCTTTAGGCAGTCCATGGACGGTGAGAAGTCCGTAGGTTCCGCTAAAGGGGGTATTCGGCTGGGGGGACTCCTCAAACAGATCGCTCGCCACCCAGTAGGTGAAGTTATCCGCCTCATTATCCAGCTCGGTCATCTGCCTCGCCACAAAGGAGGCTCCATGCAAACTATCGACGTAGCGGTTGTCGAGCCATGTCACATCCTTTGAACTCGTGGCCAACTGGGTATTCCACTCCGTCCAGTGGATTGGCAAATCGGTCTTCTTGCCATCAAGCATCTGCCGTTTCACAGATCGTACGATATCCCCGAAAAATGCTCCCGGGGCATGCGGGCTGGACTCACGGTTCGCATACTCGACGAATTCGTCCTGGGGATACAAATGGGTGGAGAGAAAATCCAGCGGCACGGCTTCTTTATCGCAGTATTCAAGAAAATCATTCAACCAATGCGCTTTGGAAGTTGCCGGGCCGCCCACGCGCAAATAAGAATCAACACTTTTGAGCGCATGGGCGGCGTGGGAATAGAGCCGGAAGTAGTCCTGTTTCGTTCCACTCCAGAAGCCCGCGAGATTTGGTTCATTCCAGACTTCGAAATGCCAGTCCCTTACTTCTTCCAATCCGTATCGTTCCACACAGTGAAGGCCGAACGCTTGCACCAAGTCGTGCCATTCCGACCAAAGTCGTGGCGGAGTAACGTTCATTTTGTACTGAAACATCGTTTGTGAACCAGATGCAAGGGCGGCAGGCATCGGATTAAGCTCCACAAACGGCTTCAGCCCCATGTCCAGAAGAGCGTCGTATACCTTGTCCAAATGGTGCCACTGATAAACGATCGACCCATCCGAACGCCGTTTTACGACAGCCATATCGTCGTGGAAGACTGCGTGAAACCGGCAGGAGTAGAATCCTATCTCTTTTTGTAGCCACCGGAGGTGGTCAAGGAGATCGGCCCGCAACAGATCATAGGCACGCCCCACGGCTATGCCTTTCTTCCAAGGTCGACGCAACGGCGCGGAAAGTGATTCATTAGTCACTCGGATCATGTGATTTTCTGTCAGTTTAACGCCAGATGAGATTTCGCCAGGATTTTAGCCGGAATCGACAGGATAAGGGTAAATGGAAGAGAAACCGCCTGGATCCATTCATTCGCCCCTAGCCAAATGACATCATGCAAGTTGAACAACCGTTTTCCATTCATCCATCGTCTGATTTTCACAGACCAAGGATGAATTCATGCGGCGAACATATTCGGATACACCATCCCGGCAATCGGCTCCGACCTAAACGCGTTAATGTAACAAAGGCCACCTTTGATCCGCCTGCACACCGTTTCTTTCAGACAGTATAGTTCTTATGGAGCACCACTAAAACTCTTGAAAGGATACGCAGACGTCTGGCCCACCAAGGGCAATCGAAGGCACAACTGATACCAGAACTGATACCAAATGGGTGATCGAAACAGTGGAAAAAAGTGGCTAAGAGTGGTAAGTTGCCTCTGAAGATCATAACTGAAATCAACATGACTAGCCTATCAGAAGACCGAGCCCTACCTCCGGAGCCAGCCGCAGGCTGGCGAAGGACGTTTCCCAAGCCGTAAGGCAAACCCAAGCCCCGAGTCTGAATCGGGGCTACCCCCGGAGCCACAAGGAGACCCGACGCCATCCACCCTATGATCGCTTCGACCTGCTTTGCTTGCTCATATCGTTCGACCGCGCTTGAATGGCTGGGAGACCCTGAATCGATGATTAAGTGGCTGATCCTTCTCCCAGTTCTTTGGCTCCACGTTTCGGGAGGCGCTGCCGCAGCGGACCAGACGTCGGCCTTGTGGGGTGTTTCCGGCGAGTTGTGGAGCCCAGCCTCCCGCCTTCCTGATTTTAGCCTGGCCGGTTACGCCTGTGGGCGGGAGCCGATTCCCGATTATCCCGTGCTCACCAGCGTCAAGGAACATGGGGCAAAAGGCGATGGCAGCTCGGACGACACGGCGGCGTTCCAGCGCGCACTCCATGCCGTCGGGGAGCGCGGTGCGGTTTGGGTACCCGAGGGCCGGTATGTCATCACCGATGTGGTGGAAATCCATCGCAGCCGGGTTGTGCTTCGCGGGGAAGGACCGGACAAGTCGGTCTTGGTTATGCCCAAACCCCTTTCTGAAATTCGCCCGCGGGCCAATGTCGATGCCGTGAAAGCGGCGTACTCGTTCACGGGAGGTTTTGTCACCATGCAAGGGACCGACAAGGGCCAGCGCTTGAGCGAAGTGGTGGCTCCATCGAAACGCGGCGATTCCCTGTTGTATCTCGCCTCAACGGACACCCTCAAGGTCGGAGATTGGATTCGGTTGGTCATGCAGGATCCGCCGGATCATTCACTCCTCCGTCATCTTCACGGGAATCTCCTGGAACCCGGCACTGACACACCCAACCTCAAGACTCCAGTCGATTGGGCGGCGCAGGTGAAAGCCGTGGACGGCCAAAAAATCACCCTAGACCGTCCTTTGCGGGTGGACGTGCGGCTGGAGTGGAAACCCGAGGTTTTGGCGTTGGCCCCGACGCTTCGAGGCAGCGGACTGGAGAACATCGGTTTTGAGTTTCCGGGTGTGCCCAAAAGACCCCATCTGCAAGAGGAAGGTTATAACGCAGTGCACATCAAAGGTGCAGTTGATTGCTGGATCCGGAATGTCACCGTCACCGATGCGGACAATGGCGTCATCATGGGAGGAAGCCGTTTTTGCACCGTGGATGGTTTCACCACGCGTGCGCTGAAACGAACGGGCCTCACCGGTCATCATGCCTTGTGGGCCACGAGCAGAACCCAGGATGCGCTTTTCCACGGATTCCGATTTGAAACCACCTATGTGCATGACCTGACCGTGGAAGGTTATGCCAACGGCAACGTTTTCACCAAGGGTTCGGGTGTCGCGATCAATTGCGATCATCACCGCAATGCCCCTTACGAGAATTTGTTCACCGATTTCGATGCGGGCGATCCCCGGAGATTGTTCGAGAGCAGCGGGCGACTGGATCGCGGGCCACACAGCGGGGCGCGCACGACGTTTTGGGCCATTCGCGGCCAGGGAAACTTTCCCAAAATCCCTCCGACCCAAGACTGGCCGCTGATCAACGTGGTGGGATTCGGGAATTTCACGCCCGCGCAAGATCCGGATGGCCCGTGGGTCGAACCGGGCGACACGGAATTCAAACCAGTCAACTTATGGGAGTCCCAGGCGGCATATAGAAGATCACTTAAGTAGGAGACAAAGTTGCCTTATGGGAGGGCGAATCACGTGTCCCCCCCCGCAAGCGTGCGGGGCTGAGCCGCCCGTTGGAAGAATGACCTCAAGCTGGCTCGGCAGACCGCCTCGGGCGGATCACACTGCAGCAGATTCTGTTGCCGACTCAATGGTTTTACGATTTGAGAGTTGATCCCGTCCGCCAGGTGCTGCCGATCAAAGTGGCCCTGGGAAACTCGGGCACGGCGTTGTCGGACCGTTGCAACAATCCGATCAACATGTCCACGGCAGCCTCACCCACGACGTCGTTGTGCTGGTCCATGCCCGCCCATTCGGGTTCTTTTTTGCGCCACTCCAACTGCACCAAGCCCAGGTCCTCCGGCACCCGCAGACCCGCCTCCTCCACCCAGTCGCGGATGCGGTTGTACAACGTCAGGATCACATCCGGACGTTCCTGCCCCAGCCAGCGGTTGAAACGGCTCCGGTCGCGGTCGGCCGCGCTCACGTCAAAAAAAGGCCGGGTCCGCGCCGACCTCGGCAACGCTGCCTGGCCGGCAGTAAATCCGGATGAGAACCGGCGGTCGACCAACTCATCAATCACCCCGTCCAACACCAGCCCCGGCCTCCGGTAGCCCAGGGCCAGGCATTCGCGCACGGCACGGAAGGCCAGGTCGTGGTGGTCGGCACAGGCAAAGGAAAGGGCCGGTTGGCGGGTCCGCACCCCGGTGACGATGCAGAGAAAGGAATTCCATAGTAGAGCCCGTTCCTCCGGCAACCGGTTCTCACTCATCAGTCCCACCAGCAAAACGCCGCTGATCCCGCGCGTGTGCAGGATCTGCACCAGACGACTGGTCGATACTTCCGGATCGTGCAGCCAGAATTCGTCCAACTCGTAACCGGCCTCCTTCGCCCGCCGACGGCATCCCTCGACGTAACTCGGCACGGTGGGATGGCGGCGGAAGGCTTTGGGGTCGCGGTTGGCGTTGACCAGGGCCAGACAAGCGCGGAACCGCCCGGTGCGGGACAGCCGCAACTGCGTCATGAGATGGGCCACCACCGGATGGGTCTGGTACCCCATTTTCCGCGCCAAGGTCCGGATGCGTGCCCGGGTGTCGGCAGAAATCTGCGGGTCGTTGCGCAGGGCCAGCGAGATGGTGTTTTTGCTCACCCCGGCCGCAGAGGCCAGATCGGTCATGGTGATTCGGCTTTTTGAACTTTCTGACATTACTGTCAAGTGAAGCAGCCTTTGTCCTTTTTCCAATTCTTTCCATGATGGCTCCATGAAAGCGACCCTGGGAATTGATTTTGGCACGAACTCGGTGCGGGCCCTGCTGGTCGACAGCGCCACGGGAAAGGAACTGGGAACGGCTTCGGCCCCCTACCCCTCCGGCCAGGAAGGCGTGCTGCTCGACCCCGCCAACCACCTGCTGGCCCGGCAACATCCCGCCGATTACTTCTCCAGCATGACCACGGCAGTCCAAAAGGCCCTCGCCCTGGCGGGCTTGGCCCCGGGCGCTGTCATGGCCTTGGGCGTCGATAGTACCGGATCGAGTCCGATTCCGGTCGATGCCTCCAACCGGGCCCTGGCCGATTTGCCCGCGTGGAAAAACAATCTCGATGCCCAATGCTGGCTCTGGAAGGACCACACCGCGTTCTCGGAAGCTGCGCGGATCACCGAGCTGGCTTCACAACACCGCCCCCAGTTCCTGGCCAAGTGCGGCGGGACCTATTCCTCCGAATGGTTCTGGGCCAAAATCTGGCACTGTCTGAATGTGGCCCCGGAGGTCTTCGACGCGGCCCACAGTTGGGTGGAATTGTGCGATTACGTTCCGGCGGTCCTGGCCGGGGTCGACAAACCGGAGGACATCCAGCGCGGCGTCTGCGCCGCCGGGCACAAGGCGATCTACTCCGAAAGCTGGGGCGGTCTGCCCGACGAAGCCTTCCTCACCCTCCTCGATCCCAAACTGGCCACGCTGCGCCGCCGCTTGTATTCCAAGGCCCATGATGCTTCCGTGCAAGCTGGCCGCCTCAGCCCGGAATGGGCCCGACGCTTCGGCCTCACCCCCGGCATCCCCATCGCCATTGGGGAAATGGACGTGCACTACGGCGCCATCGGTTGCGGTGTGGCCGAGGGCACCATGGTCAAGGTGGTCGGCACCTCGACCTGCGACTGTCTGGTCGTCAGCGCCGAACGCAAGGTGGCCGACATCCCTGGCATCTGCGGCATCGTCCCCGGGGCCATTCTCCCGGGTTTTGTCGGCATCGAAGCCGGCCAGTCCGCCGTCGGCGACATCTTCAAGTGGTGGGTGGAAGGAGTCTGCCAGGGCGACGCCGGTCTCCACCAAAAGCTGACCGCGGAAGCCGCCTCCCTCCGCCCGGGACAATCCGGCTTGCTGGCACTGGATTGGAACAACGGCAACCGCACCATCCTCGTCGACCAACTCCTCACCGGCCTCCTGGTCGGCCAGACCCTCTACACCACCCGCGCGGAAATCTACCGGGCCCTGATCGAAGCCACCGCCTTCGGCGCCCGCATGATCATCGAACGCATCCGGGAATACGGCGTTCCCATCGAGCGCATCGTCTGCGCCGGGGGCATCGCGGAAAAGAACCCCTTGCTCATGCAGATCTACGCCGACGTCACCGGCTGCGAGATGCGGGTCACCTCGTCTTCACAGGCCTGCGCCCTGGGAGCGGCCGTCGCCGCTGCGGTCGTGGCCGGATTGCACCCCGACTTCGCCTCCGCCCAGGCCGCCATGACTTCGCTGAGCGATAAAAGCTACAAGCCGGTTCCCGCGTCCCAAGCCACCTACGAACGCCTCTTCCAGCTTTACCGCCAGGTCCATGACGCTTTCGGCGGGGTGCAAGCCCGGGCCGATCTCTCCCGCGTGATGAAAGACCTTCTCCAACTCAAACAAGAATCCCAACCATGATCCAACTCCCCCAGGCCGAACTCTGGTTCGTCACCGGCAGCCAACACCTCTACGGTCCCGCCACCCTCAAACAGGTGGCAGAAAACAGCGGGCGCATCGTCGACGACCTCAACCGCTCGAAAAAAATTCCCCTCCCCATCCGCTTCAAGCCGGTCATGAAAGCCCCGGAGGAAATCCGCGCCCTCGTCGCCGAAGCCAACGCCGAAGCCCGTTGCGCCGGACTGATCCTCTGGATGCACACCTTCTCCCCAGCCAAGATGTGGATCGGCGGGCTGACTTCCCTGCGCAAGCCCTTCCTCCACTGGCACACCCAGTTCAACCGCGATCTTCCCTGGGCAGCCATCGACATGGACTTCATGAACCTGAACCAGGCTGCCCACGGCGACCGCGAGGCGGCCCACCTCCACTCCCGCCTGCGTCTGGCCCGCAAGGTCGTGGTCGGTCACCGCAGCGACCAGACCACCCTCGATGAAATCGGCGGCTGGACCCGTGCCGCCCTCGCCTGGCACGACGCCCAGGGGGCGAAGTTCGCCCGTTTTGGCGACAACATGCGCCAGGTCTCCGTCACCGATGGCGACAAGGTTTCGGCCGAGGCCCGTTTCGGCTTCTCCGTCAACGGCTATGGGGTGGGCGATCTGGTGGCCCGCGTCAACAACGCCACGGAAAAAGCCGTGACCGCACTCTGCCAAGCCTACGAGAACGACTACACCGTGGCCCCCGCCCTGAAGAAAAACGGGGCCCGCCACCGCTCCCTGCGCGACGCCGCCCGCATCGAATTGGGATTGCGGGACTTCCTCACCGAAGGGGGCTTCAAGGGATTCACCACCACCTTCGAGGACCTGCACGGGCTGCGCCAGCTTCCCGGACTGGCCGTCCAACGGCTGATGGCCGACGGTTACGGCTTCGGGGCGGAAGGCGACTGGAAAACCGCCGCCCTGCTCCGCGCGGTCAAGGTCATGGGGCACGGCCTGAAGGGGGGCACCTCCTTCATGGAGGACTACACCTATCACCTCGATCCTAAGAATCCCCTCGTCCTCGGATCGCACATGCTGGAAGTCTGCCCGACCATCGCCGACGGCAAACCCAGCCTGCAGATCCACCCCTTGGGCATCGGCGGCAAGGAAGATCCCACGCGGTTGGTCTTCAACAGCCCGGCGGGTGCGGCCACCAATTCCTCCCTGGTCGACCTGGGCAACCGCTTCCGTCTGGTGATCAATGAAGTCGATGTGGTGCGTCCGTCGAAGCCCATTCCGAAACTGCCGGTGGCACGCGCGCTGTGGAAGTGCCGTCCGGATTTCAAAACCGCCTGCACCGCCTGGCTTCTGGCCGGAGGGGCCCACCACACCGCCCTGAGTTATTCCGTGGGCACGGAAGTGCTGCTGGATTTCGCCACCCTGGCCGGGATCGAAGCGCTGGTCATCGATGCCGATACCACGGTGCGTCATTTCCAGCGTGAAATCGAACTGGGAGAGGTCTACCATCACCTCGCCCGGGGCATCGGGGCCGCATGAACCACTCCTCCCTCCGCGAAGAATGCTGTGAAGCCAACATCCTGCTGAAACGCACCGGATTGGTCGACCTGACCTTTGGCAACGTCAGCGTGGTCGACCGCGCTACCGGGGTCATGGCGATCAAACCGAGCGGAGTGCCCTACGACCAGATCACTCCCGCAAGCATGGTCCTGATGGATCTCGAAGGAACCGTTATGGAGGGCAAGCTGAATCCCTCCTCCGACGCCCCCACCCACCGGCGAATGCTCAAGGCTTTTCCCGAAGTCATCCGCTCAGTCGTCCACACCCACTCCCGTGCGGCGGTGGCCTTTGCCCAGGCCGGCCTCGCCATCCCCTGCTTCGGCACCACCCACGCCGACCACTTTCACGGACCGGTTCCGGTCACACGGGCCATGACGGAGGAGGAAATCCTCCAAGCCTACGAATGGGAAACCGGCGGCGTCATTCTGGAGAGCTTCCGCGACCTTTCCCCGGTCGATGTCCCGGCCGTGTTGGTGCGCGGGCATGGTCCCTTTGTGTGGGGCACGGGAGGGTTGAAAGCGGTGGAATACGCCCAGGCCCTCGAATTGGTGGCGGTCATGGCCCTGGACACGTTGCGACTATCCCCGCAATGCCCACCTCTAGACCCCACCCTGCTGGACAAACATTTTTTCCGCAAACACGGTCCCACCGCAACGTACGGCAACTCGATTTAGGCATCTGCTTTTTTAGAGCTCGTTCTCGTACTTCACGGGAGGGCGAAACTCCCGCTGGGCCACCCTTGGGAGATCAATCCAATAACTGGCTCGGCGGGAGCCTCGCCCTCCCGCTGATTCTTTCGCTCAGTCACGGGGATCTGACTTTTTCGGGGTTCAATAGACATCTACCTCATCAAAAAGCCCTCCCGTTTCCGGGAGGGCTTTTGAATGTTCGCTTACCGGCTGGGCCGGCAATCTCAACCCGCGAGCGCGGGCGGGATTTCCAGGGCCACTTTGGCGGCGGCCATGTCGGCGTCGGAGGCTTTGTCTTCCATGCCGACCAGCGGTTCGCCCACTTCCTCGCCCAACTGCACCAGCTTGATGCGGCGGTAGGTATGGAAGCCGGTTCCGGCCGGGATGAGGTGGCCCATGATGACGTTTTCCTTGAAGCCACGGAGGTTGTCCGTCTTGCCCAGGGTGGCGGCATCGGTGAGGACACGGGTGGTGTCCTGGAAGCTGGCGGCGGAGATGAAGCTCTCCGTTTCCAACGAAGCCTTGGTGATGCCAAGCAACACCGGGGTGGCTTCGGCGGGCATCCCGCCTTTTTCCGAGATACGGCGGTTTTCTTCTTCGAAAACCAGACGGTCCACTTGGTCGCCCCAGAGGAAGGTGGTGTCGCCGGGTTCAGTGACCTTCACCTTGCGCAGCATCTGGCGGACAATGGCCTCGATGTGCTTGTCGTTGATCTGCACACCCTGGAGGCGGTAGACCTCCTGCACTTCGTTGACCAGGTATTCCTGCAATTCTTGCGGTCCGCAGATTTCCAGCACTTCGTGCGGAACGACGGGGCCTTCGGTGAGTTGCTGGCCTTTCTTGACCAGGTCGCCCTGGTAGACAATGAGGTGCTT is a window from the Candidatus Methylacidiphilales bacterium genome containing:
- a CDS encoding ribulokinase, translated to MKATLGIDFGTNSVRALLVDSATGKELGTASAPYPSGQEGVLLDPANHLLARQHPADYFSSMTTAVQKALALAGLAPGAVMALGVDSTGSSPIPVDASNRALADLPAWKNNLDAQCWLWKDHTAFSEAARITELASQHRPQFLAKCGGTYSSEWFWAKIWHCLNVAPEVFDAAHSWVELCDYVPAVLAGVDKPEDIQRGVCAAGHKAIYSESWGGLPDEAFLTLLDPKLATLRRRLYSKAHDASVQAGRLSPEWARRFGLTPGIPIAIGEMDVHYGAIGCGVAEGTMVKVVGTSTCDCLVVSAERKVADIPGICGIVPGAILPGFVGIEAGQSAVGDIFKWWVEGVCQGDAGLHQKLTAEAASLRPGQSGLLALDWNNGNRTILVDQLLTGLLVGQTLYTTRAEIYRALIEATAFGARMIIERIREYGVPIERIVCAGGIAEKNPLLMQIYADVTGCEMRVTSSSQACALGAAVAAAVVAGLHPDFASAQAAMTSLSDKSYKPVPASQATYERLFQLYRQVHDAFGGVQARADLSRVMKDLLQLKQESQP
- the araA gene encoding L-arabinose isomerase, producing MIQLPQAELWFVTGSQHLYGPATLKQVAENSGRIVDDLNRSKKIPLPIRFKPVMKAPEEIRALVAEANAEARCAGLILWMHTFSPAKMWIGGLTSLRKPFLHWHTQFNRDLPWAAIDMDFMNLNQAAHGDREAAHLHSRLRLARKVVVGHRSDQTTLDEIGGWTRAALAWHDAQGAKFARFGDNMRQVSVTDGDKVSAEARFGFSVNGYGVGDLVARVNNATEKAVTALCQAYENDYTVAPALKKNGARHRSLRDAARIELGLRDFLTEGGFKGFTTTFEDLHGLRQLPGLAVQRLMADGYGFGAEGDWKTAALLRAVKVMGHGLKGGTSFMEDYTYHLDPKNPLVLGSHMLEVCPTIADGKPSLQIHPLGIGGKEDPTRLVFNSPAGAATNSSLVDLGNRFRLVINEVDVVRPSKPIPKLPVARALWKCRPDFKTACTAWLLAGGAHHTALSYSVGTEVLLDFATLAGIEALVIDADTTVRHFQREIELGEVYHHLARGIGAA
- the araD gene encoding L-ribulose-5-phosphate 4-epimerase AraD yields the protein MNHSSLREECCEANILLKRTGLVDLTFGNVSVVDRATGVMAIKPSGVPYDQITPASMVLMDLEGTVMEGKLNPSSDAPTHRRMLKAFPEVIRSVVHTHSRAAVAFAQAGLAIPCFGTTHADHFHGPVPVTRAMTEEEILQAYEWETGGVILESFRDLSPVDVPAVLVRGHGPFVWGTGGLKAVEYAQALELVAVMALDTLRLSPQCPPLDPTLLDKHFFRKHGPTATYGNSI